A stretch of Methanosphaerula palustris E1-9c DNA encodes these proteins:
- a CDS encoding type II toxin-antitoxin system HicB family antitoxin, translating to MSEYMISINIEHLDEGGYRATSDSIQGLIAQGRTIAETMEIAQDVAKKLIESYFEHGDPLPEQMVPSTRLIKNIRIPVSVTV from the coding sequence ATGTCCGAATATATGATTTCAATCAATATCGAGCACCTTGACGAGGGTGGCTATCGTGCAACAAGCGACAGCATCCAGGGACTCATCGCCCAGGGGAGAACTATTGCAGAAACGATGGAGATTGCACAGGATGTGGCAAAAAAACTTATCGAATCCTATTTCGAACATGGGGATCCTCTGCCCGAGCAGATGGTGCCGTCGACCAGATTGATAAAAAATATCAGGATCCCTGTCAGCGTCACGGTTTGA
- the dndC gene encoding DNA phosphorothioation system sulfurtransferase DndC: MSAQQTLDGKAISVFDKHGLDAIHHEIQEVYLSDNRPWVIGYSGGKDSTTTLQLVWYAIAELPEEKRSKHVFVISSDTLVETPVIVDYITSTQEKINRTAAESKMPFTAIKLKPRIVDSFWVNLIGKGYPAPSTQFRWCTERLKIRTADRFILESVTKYGEVVMVLGVRKGESSTRDQVMDQYKIQGSKLSHHSRFAQSYVYTPIEEFSVDDVWTYLLQKPSPWGNNNRDLLALYKNAQDGECPLVVDKDTTPCGNSRFGCWVCTVVAKDRSMTALIENGEDWLEPLLEFRNELADTQIPEKKHLYREYRRMNGKVKVMERADGLHIIRGPYTLDYSKYQLRKLLEAQVNVRKNGPYPNISLILPEELYEIRRIWQTQRSDWDDSVARIHKEVMGEDLGWVKDDLGAFSQSENELLKKICNDHKTPLRLVTKLLDVEQQMQGMTRRSSIYNRINEVLSEEWRSEEEIKNDMIKPDAVDSRRQIRHM, translated from the coding sequence ATGAGCGCCCAGCAGACTCTTGATGGAAAAGCAATTTCTGTCTTTGATAAACATGGCCTCGATGCAATTCATCATGAGATCCAGGAAGTGTACTTGAGTGATAACCGCCCATGGGTTATTGGATATAGCGGTGGAAAGGATTCAACAACCACACTCCAACTTGTCTGGTATGCTATCGCTGAATTACCAGAAGAGAAACGATCTAAACATGTCTTTGTTATATCTTCAGATACCCTTGTTGAAACACCAGTGATTGTTGATTATATCACGAGCACTCAAGAAAAAATCAACAGAACAGCGGCAGAATCTAAAATGCCATTTACGGCAATTAAATTGAAGCCGCGTATCGTGGACTCCTTCTGGGTGAATCTAATTGGAAAAGGATATCCAGCACCAAGTACGCAGTTCCGGTGGTGTACTGAACGACTGAAGATCCGGACTGCTGACCGATTTATTCTGGAAAGTGTCACCAAGTACGGCGAAGTTGTGATGGTTCTTGGGGTGCGAAAAGGAGAGAGTTCAACCCGGGATCAGGTCATGGATCAGTACAAAATCCAGGGCTCAAAACTCTCTCATCACTCCAGGTTTGCGCAGTCGTATGTCTATACTCCCATCGAGGAGTTCTCTGTTGATGATGTCTGGACATACCTTCTCCAGAAGCCGTCACCATGGGGAAATAACAATCGTGATCTTCTTGCACTCTATAAGAATGCACAGGATGGTGAGTGCCCGCTGGTGGTGGATAAGGACACGACACCTTGTGGAAACAGCCGGTTTGGGTGTTGGGTCTGTACGGTTGTTGCAAAAGATCGTAGCATGACGGCTCTCATTGAAAATGGTGAGGACTGGTTAGAGCCGCTCCTTGAATTTAGGAATGAACTTGCTGATACACAGATTCCTGAAAAAAAACACCTATACCGGGAATACAGAAGGATGAATGGGAAAGTGAAGGTGATGGAACGAGCGGATGGTTTGCACATTATTCGCGGGCCATACACCCTGGATTATTCGAAATATCAATTAAGAAAACTACTTGAAGCGCAGGTCAATGTCAGGAAAAATGGTCCATATCCTAATATATCTCTGATATTACCGGAAGAATTGTATGAAATTCGTCGCATCTGGCAGACCCAGCGTAGTGACTGGGATGACTCAGTTGCCCGTATTCATAAGGAAGTCATGGGAGAAGATCTTGGTTGGGTCAAGGATGATCTTGGAGCATTCTCTCAATCTGAGAATGAACTGCTTAAAAAGATCTGTAATGATCATAAAACTCCTCTCCGGCTTGTGACTAAATTACTCGATGTCGAACAACAGATGCAGGGAATGACCCGAAGATCTTCTATTTATAACCGGATAAATGAGGTTTTATCTGAAGAGTGGCGGAGTGAAGAGGAGATCAAGAACGATATGATAAAACCAGATGCTGTTGATTCACGAAGACAGATCCGACATATGTGA
- a CDS encoding type II toxin-antitoxin system RelE family toxin: MAALCIREELLILARDPSPLEYVKRLKGHNNPPVFSFRVRDYRVIIQIHPDTMFIVAVPVGPRRTVYRDL; encoded by the coding sequence GTGGCGGCTCTCTGTATCCGGGAAGAACTCCTGATCCTCGCCAGGGACCCCTCTCCCCTGGAATATGTCAAACGATTGAAGGGCCACAACAACCCTCCGGTATTTTCATTCAGGGTCAGGGATTACCGGGTGATCATTCAGATTCACCCTGACACCATGTTCATCGTCGCGGTTCCGGTTGGGCCACGCCGGACGGTGTACCGGGATCTCTAA
- a CDS encoding MFS transporter gives MTDLRITPLLALQVVIFTDTFSFGVVLPFMVFLVSGFGGDALAFGAIGAIYPFFQTISAPVLGRWSDKVGKSRVLLISQAGTALSWLLFLGIFFLPSTEVFGLPLPIILMLGARAVDGITGGNVGVANACLGDLIPEAERTMAFGRLNVASNTGYILGPAIAGVVAWSGGSLMVPVLLALMVSAAGVVMIRVGLPDICRTRATGEAGTGLFNLFRRRGVRSLLGLTLLYFLAFNIFYTAFPVDAAGRLGWSAATLGLYFAFLSGVMVVVQGPVLKRAAERWSPRTLLIGGALVLAVGFALLWFGQTTTGISAAILFSLGNGLAWPSFLTLLSLSVGPDEQGAVQGAASGVGSFASIIGLLLGGVLYLAIGPSTFLFCTGIVLLTAGLFIAGHSTSEERVQ, from the coding sequence ATGACTGATCTCCGGATCACCCCCCTGCTGGCTCTTCAGGTCGTGATCTTCACCGATACCTTCTCATTCGGGGTGGTACTCCCCTTCATGGTCTTTCTGGTGAGCGGTTTCGGGGGGGACGCCCTGGCCTTCGGAGCCATCGGCGCAATCTATCCGTTCTTCCAGACGATCAGCGCTCCGGTCCTTGGTCGCTGGTCTGACAAGGTGGGGAAGAGCCGGGTGCTGCTGATCTCGCAGGCCGGGACTGCTCTCTCCTGGTTGCTCTTTCTGGGCATCTTCTTCCTCCCGTCCACCGAGGTCTTCGGACTGCCGCTTCCGATCATCCTGATGCTTGGTGCCCGGGCAGTCGATGGCATCACCGGCGGCAATGTCGGCGTCGCAAACGCCTGCCTCGGGGACCTGATCCCGGAGGCCGAACGGACAATGGCATTCGGACGGTTGAACGTCGCCTCGAACACCGGCTACATCCTCGGGCCGGCGATCGCCGGGGTGGTCGCCTGGTCAGGCGGGTCGCTGATGGTCCCGGTGCTGCTTGCCCTGATGGTCTCTGCTGCTGGTGTCGTGATGATCCGGGTCGGGTTGCCGGATATCTGCAGAACCCGGGCGACTGGAGAGGCCGGCACTGGCCTTTTCAATCTCTTCAGGCGCCGCGGGGTCAGATCGCTGCTGGGGTTGACACTGCTGTACTTCCTGGCCTTCAACATCTTCTACACCGCGTTTCCGGTGGACGCAGCCGGCCGGCTGGGTTGGTCGGCGGCGACCCTCGGCCTCTACTTTGCCTTCCTCTCCGGGGTGATGGTCGTGGTACAGGGGCCGGTACTGAAACGTGCTGCAGAACGGTGGAGCCCCCGGACCCTGTTGATCGGCGGGGCACTGGTGCTGGCAGTCGGGTTCGCCCTGCTCTGGTTTGGGCAGACCACGACCGGGATATCGGCTGCGATCCTCTTTTCCCTCGGCAACGGTCTGGCCTGGCCCTCGTTTCTGACATTACTCTCGCTCAGTGTCGGGCCCGACGAGCAGGGGGCCGTCCAGGGGGCAGCCAGTGGGGTCGGGTCGTTCGCGAGTATCATCGGGTTGCTGCTCGGAGGGGTCCTGTATCTTGCGATCGGTCCGTCCACCTTCCTCTTCTGCACAGGAATTGTCCTGCTGACGGCCGGCCTCTTCATCGCCGGCCACTCAACCTCAGAGGAGAGAGTCCAGTGA
- a CDS encoding Fic family protein produces MEQLSVEDVIGYQIRLILASDLPEDQGTEGQMINPGNLDFTIDFCNDISEPFERAAYLLYHITTGHPFVSGNKRMAFLLAALVLYRTPEHYQIAGLAEENDRVIRSIAEGLMTQEEIEIWLRSIAQKDW; encoded by the coding sequence ATGGAACAGTTATCCGTTGAAGACGTGATCGGTTATCAGATCAGACTCATTCTGGCGAGCGATCTTCCCGAAGATCAGGGCACCGAAGGTCAGATGATCAACCCGGGGAATCTCGACTTCACGATAGATTTCTGTAACGATATTTCTGAGCCGTTCGAGCGAGCTGCGTATCTCCTCTATCATATCACTACCGGTCATCCTTTCGTTTCGGGCAATAAACGAATGGCTTTTCTGCTTGCGGCGCTGGTCCTGTACCGGACCCCCGAGCACTACCAGATCGCCGGCCTTGCCGAAGAGAACGATCGCGTCATCCGCAGCATCGCAGAAGGGCTGATGACTCAAGAAGAGATTGAAATCTGGCTGCGTTCTATTGCTCAAAAAGATTGGTGA
- a CDS encoding DUF7557 family protein has protein sequence MATSQPIKVEAATKARLAELRIHPRETFNDVIERLVTMAVDDEPLSVEEEEELKTAEADVKAGNYRPLDDVLRDHGFL, from the coding sequence ATGGCGACCAGCCAACCGATCAAGGTGGAGGCGGCGACAAAGGCCAGGCTTGCAGAGCTCAGGATCCATCCCCGTGAGACCTTCAACGATGTGATCGAACGCCTGGTCACTATGGCAGTGGATGATGAGCCGCTATCTGTCGAAGAGGAGGAGGAGTTGAAAACGGCAGAGGCAGATGTCAAGGCTGGAAATTACAGACCGCTTGATGATGTCCTGCGGGACCACGGGTTCCTTTGA
- a CDS encoding ABC transporter permease, producing MVLLSTLLAAIGDHILLAYSALLVSILLAVPLTLLMLYCRPAARVIMPVTNLVQAVPSLAVVALIVPLIGIGFYPAVIAIVLRALLPLVKNTWVGLVSIDPAEIDAANGLGLTRWEILRYIRAPHALPPFFAGVRFAAILANSLAVLTAIIGSGGLGSLVFEGLAGMNTVTLAAGAVPAILLALTVDLLLGRAEQAVILRGIDD from the coding sequence GTGGTCCTCCTGAGTACGCTCCTTGCAGCCATCGGGGATCATATCCTCCTCGCCTATTCGGCACTGCTGGTGAGCATCCTCCTCGCAGTCCCACTGACCCTGCTCATGCTGTACTGCAGACCTGCTGCACGGGTGATCATGCCGGTTACCAACCTGGTCCAGGCAGTGCCCAGCCTCGCGGTGGTGGCGCTGATTGTGCCGCTGATCGGGATAGGGTTCTACCCGGCTGTTATCGCGATAGTCCTCAGGGCACTCCTCCCGCTCGTCAAGAATACCTGGGTCGGCCTGGTCAGCATCGACCCGGCAGAGATCGACGCGGCGAACGGACTCGGACTTACCCGGTGGGAGATCCTCCGGTATATCAGGGCCCCTCACGCCCTCCCACCCTTCTTTGCCGGGGTCAGATTCGCCGCGATCCTTGCCAACAGCCTGGCCGTACTGACTGCAATCATCGGCAGCGGAGGTCTCGGGTCCCTGGTCTTTGAGGGGCTCGCAGGGATGAACACCGTGACGCTGGCAGCGGGGGCGGTTCCTGCGATCCTGCTTGCCCTGACGGTCGACCTGCTGCTCGGGCGGGCTGAGCAGGCAGTGATCCTTCGGGGGATTGATGACTGA
- the dndD gene encoding DNA sulfur modification protein DndD, with amino-acid sequence MLLKSLTLENIRIFKGVNTLDFTPVHSSKEQKSIILIGGKNGAGKTTMFESILLCLYGQNSPDGRMGKKKYEKYIAQMTARNKKTEDPYNPAIDVVFEFSHSGTTHSYSVRREWITHPQFSETLTVKRDGEILSDMEVDQWQDLLNELIPPRFARLFLFDGEKIQNLVEDNTDNLYLRDSFKSLLGLDIVERLKADLGIYLTRHLKVKEVHHITQKLDELETSGKDIDTKKDHYLQDRAQVQSRYDQISSEIERQEQIVASEGGSFARKREELKNQKNQLDHQITTIEGDIRELCAGLFPFAIIPKYCNLLKQHLIEEDTIQARKRSEDLIRSNVDELNRILKSPAFWSDLSISSSQKERVRTKLSTLLDEKFLMGNKIDRSILIHHLSQYEYNRLLQWIDDSITNVPKKMNDLSLQLENLTSKRQKVAEMINKAPSDDVIAPLIQKLNELSKHLGELSEKLRVADEKIHEFDSQLKEIERQRLKLDEELQGVKCGSKKMQLAQQVTLILNEYMKELQRQKVSQLSDNILSCFTRLIRKDDYVKDILIDENYAITLYEPDGHAIPKELLSAGEKEIFAVSLLWGLTLTSGRQLPFIIDTPLGRLDSEHRGNLVMDFFQHAGDQMIIFSTDTEIDKDYFRTLQPYIARAYHLNYSKEERQTTISPGYFWQSEPVELES; translated from the coding sequence ATGCTCCTAAAATCACTTACTCTCGAAAATATCAGGATCTTTAAAGGAGTGAACACGCTTGATTTCACTCCGGTCCACAGTTCAAAAGAGCAAAAGTCGATCATTCTCATAGGTGGTAAAAATGGTGCAGGAAAGACGACCATGTTTGAATCGATTCTGCTCTGCCTCTATGGTCAGAACTCTCCGGATGGCCGTATGGGGAAGAAGAAATATGAAAAATATATTGCACAGATGACGGCACGGAACAAAAAAACTGAAGATCCCTATAATCCTGCCATCGATGTGGTTTTTGAGTTTTCACATTCTGGAACAACTCACTCTTATTCTGTCCGGAGAGAGTGGATCACTCATCCTCAATTTTCTGAGACACTCACCGTCAAACGGGATGGAGAGATACTTTCAGATATGGAGGTAGATCAATGGCAGGACCTGTTGAACGAACTGATTCCTCCGAGATTCGCTCGTCTCTTTTTGTTTGACGGGGAAAAAATTCAGAATCTTGTTGAAGACAATACGGATAATCTGTACCTTCGGGATTCATTTAAATCCCTGCTTGGTCTCGATATTGTCGAGCGCTTAAAAGCAGATCTTGGGATCTATCTCACCCGTCATCTTAAGGTCAAAGAGGTCCACCATATTACGCAAAAACTTGACGAACTCGAAACATCAGGTAAAGATATTGATACAAAAAAAGATCATTACCTCCAGGACCGAGCACAGGTGCAGAGCCGTTATGATCAGATCTCTTCCGAGATTGAGCGGCAGGAACAGATCGTTGCCAGCGAGGGCGGAAGCTTCGCCCGGAAACGTGAAGAACTCAAAAACCAGAAGAATCAACTGGATCATCAGATTACCACGATCGAAGGGGATATACGAGAACTCTGTGCTGGTCTGTTCCCCTTTGCTATCATCCCTAAATATTGTAATCTGCTCAAACAGCATCTGATTGAGGAAGACACCATTCAGGCACGGAAACGCTCGGAGGATCTTATTCGGTCCAATGTCGACGAACTCAACAGGATCCTCAAATCCCCAGCCTTTTGGTCTGATCTATCCATATCATCCTCACAAAAAGAGAGAGTTCGGACAAAACTCTCCACCCTTCTCGATGAAAAATTCCTGATGGGAAACAAAATCGACAGATCAATCCTGATTCATCATCTCTCCCAGTATGAATATAACCGGCTATTGCAATGGATTGATGATTCGATCACCAACGTTCCCAAAAAAATGAATGACCTCTCCCTGCAACTTGAGAACCTGACCTCAAAGCGCCAGAAAGTTGCTGAGATGATCAATAAAGCTCCTTCTGATGATGTTATTGCTCCGTTGATTCAGAAACTCAACGAACTGAGCAAACATCTCGGAGAGTTATCAGAGAAGCTGCGGGTGGCTGATGAGAAGATCCATGAGTTCGATTCCCAGTTAAAAGAAATTGAGAGGCAAAGATTGAAACTGGATGAAGAACTCCAGGGAGTCAAGTGCGGGTCCAAGAAGATGCAACTCGCTCAGCAGGTTACCCTCATCCTCAATGAATACATGAAAGAACTCCAGCGCCAGAAGGTCAGCCAACTCAGCGATAATATTCTCTCATGTTTCACCCGGTTGATCAGGAAAGACGATTATGTCAAAGATATCCTGATTGATGAAAATTATGCAATTACCCTCTATGAACCGGATGGGCATGCAATCCCTAAAGAACTTCTCTCTGCCGGCGAAAAAGAGATCTTTGCGGTTTCTCTTCTCTGGGGGCTCACATTGACGTCAGGACGACAGCTTCCCTTTATCATCGATACGCCATTAGGACGATTGGATAGCGAACATCGAGGAAACCTGGTGATGGATTTCTTCCAGCATGCCGGGGATCAGATGATTATCTTCTCTACCGATACCGAGATTGACAAGGATTATTTCCGCACTCTGCAGCCCTACATTGCCCGGGCATATCATCTGAATTACTCGAAAGAGGAGCGCCAAACCACTATCTCTCCGGGATATTTCTGGCAGAGCGAGCCTGTGGAGTTGGAATCATGA
- the dndB gene encoding DNA sulfur modification protein DndB — MVSSFLKEVNALDSFTYNFPAIRGIQAGREYYISMCPLKLIPKIFIFDESTLPAQLRAQRTLNKARIPDIAQYLVDNPKDYVFSAISASISGAPVQFIPAGENGMETKIGAIIIPMDAQFIINDGQHRRAAIEAALIERPELANETIAVVFFIDTGLKRSQQIFSDLNRHAVRPTKSISILYDYRDPFARFVMDLAATHPLFKGFTELEKTTISNRSIKMFTLSSLYQGTQSLLNKKKKNKHLSTEDEKIAREFWEEVSKNIPEWDLLIKHKVSSSELRTEFVHAHGLAIHALGIMGQALIKQHPEDWKQQLEQLQKIDWLRSNEQVWEGRAMNNGRISKAQMNLTLTVNYLKQMMNLPLTNEEERVEKRFLKQTHGGIR, encoded by the coding sequence ATGGTATCGTCGTTTCTCAAGGAAGTGAATGCTCTCGATTCATTCACCTATAATTTTCCTGCGATACGGGGAATCCAGGCTGGCCGAGAATATTATATCTCAATGTGTCCGCTGAAATTAATCCCCAAAATATTCATCTTCGATGAATCCACACTTCCAGCGCAATTGCGGGCACAGCGGACGCTTAACAAGGCAAGAATTCCTGATATTGCACAATATCTTGTCGATAATCCCAAAGACTATGTCTTTTCTGCCATCTCTGCTTCGATCAGTGGCGCTCCAGTACAGTTTATCCCGGCCGGCGAGAATGGCATGGAGACAAAGATCGGGGCCATTATCATACCAATGGATGCCCAATTCATCATCAATGACGGGCAGCACCGGCGCGCTGCAATCGAAGCTGCACTCATTGAGCGGCCAGAACTAGCTAATGAAACAATTGCAGTTGTTTTTTTTATCGATACCGGACTCAAACGCAGCCAACAGATATTTTCTGATCTCAACCGGCACGCGGTTCGTCCAACAAAATCGATCAGTATTCTGTATGATTATCGGGATCCATTTGCACGTTTTGTGATGGACCTTGCTGCCACACATCCCTTATTCAAAGGGTTTACCGAACTTGAAAAAACGACCATCTCGAATAGATCCATCAAAATGTTCACCCTTTCAAGTCTTTATCAGGGAACACAGAGTCTACTCAATAAAAAGAAAAAAAATAAACATCTTTCTACTGAAGATGAAAAAATAGCACGGGAATTCTGGGAAGAAGTTTCAAAAAATATCCCCGAATGGGATCTATTAATAAAACATAAGGTTTCGAGCAGTGAACTTAGGACAGAATTTGTTCATGCACATGGTCTTGCAATCCACGCATTAGGAATAATGGGGCAAGCACTCATCAAACAACACCCAGAAGATTGGAAACAGCAACTTGAACAATTACAGAAGATAGACTGGTTACGTTCTAATGAGCAGGTATGGGAAGGCCGGGCAATGAATAATGGGAGAATTTCAAAAGCCCAAATGAACCTTACTCTTACCGTAAATTATCTCAAACAGATGATGAATCTCCCCCTAACCAATGAGGAAGAGAGAGTGGAGAAGAGATTTCTTAAGCAGACCCACGGAGGTATACGATGA
- a CDS encoding type II toxin-antitoxin system HicA family toxin: MRSAGFVFDRQAKGSHEIWYNPSPRRRTVIPNHPGVDLSKGTLLAILKEAGLSLEEFLKR; the protein is encoded by the coding sequence CTGAGGTCTGCAGGATTCGTCTTTGACCGGCAGGCCAAGGGGAGTCATGAGATCTGGTACAACCCTTCTCCCAGGAGAAGGACGGTAATTCCCAACCACCCGGGTGTCGATCTTTCAAAAGGTACCCTGCTCGCAATTCTCAAAGAAGCCGGACTGAGTCTTGAAGAATTTTTAAAACGTTGA
- the dndE gene encoding DNA sulfur modification protein DndE — MIFNRIRISEKATYRLNQLKGRTQLTPNILSRVAICYSLNDPTIPNPAEYDEKGQEINRFTLTGEWDTFFVALIKERCIHDGLDPETDLYDQLRAHLNRGVFGIFPQVKDLGDFQILLKHQADGIKSGMLSEERNHGN, encoded by the coding sequence ATGATCTTTAATCGGATTCGTATCAGTGAGAAGGCAACTTACCGGCTCAATCAATTGAAGGGCCGAACACAATTGACTCCCAATATTCTCTCACGGGTTGCTATCTGTTATTCCCTGAATGATCCCACCATCCCGAACCCTGCGGAATATGACGAGAAGGGTCAGGAGATAAATCGGTTCACGCTTACCGGGGAGTGGGATACCTTCTTTGTCGCTCTCATCAAAGAGCGGTGCATACATGACGGTCTTGACCCGGAGACGGACCTATACGATCAACTCCGTGCCCACCTGAATCGGGGAGTATTCGGCATCTTCCCTCAGGTCAAGGATCTGGGAGATTTCCAGATCCTGTTGAAACACCAGGCTGATGGGATCAAGTCCGGTATGTTATCCGAGGAGCGGAATCATGGAAATTAA
- a CDS encoding ABC transporter permease produces the protein MATIDANSQILDLWTRYHLFDRTVEHLAIFGVAFIVAVIIGLCIGLLLYRRQAASTLTFGGLSVLEMVPDLALLALLIPVVGIGTVPTILACIGYSVLPVARNTYAGLVHVSATHLDVGAGIGLDEQETLFLVRFPLALPLIVGGCRIAVVFCMGTVTLGGLIGAGGLGGPLQTGIATNNQPLLLLTGIWIGVLAVILDGFAGIVEGWVSRRYGLWSS, from the coding sequence ATGGCAACGATCGACGCAAATAGCCAGATTCTGGATCTCTGGACCAGGTATCATCTCTTCGACCGGACAGTCGAACATCTCGCGATCTTCGGGGTCGCTTTTATCGTTGCGGTCATCATCGGCCTCTGTATAGGACTTCTGCTGTACCGCCGCCAGGCCGCCTCCACCCTCACATTCGGAGGGCTCTCTGTCCTTGAGATGGTCCCTGACCTTGCGCTGCTCGCCCTTCTGATCCCGGTGGTCGGGATCGGGACCGTTCCCACGATCCTCGCCTGCATCGGCTACTCGGTGCTCCCTGTAGCACGGAACACCTATGCCGGACTGGTCCATGTCTCAGCGACACATCTCGATGTCGGTGCCGGGATCGGTCTCGACGAGCAGGAGACCCTGTTTCTGGTGCGGTTCCCTCTTGCCCTCCCCCTGATCGTCGGCGGTTGCAGGATCGCTGTGGTCTTCTGCATGGGGACCGTCACCCTCGGCGGACTGATTGGGGCCGGCGGTCTCGGGGGACCGCTCCAGACCGGGATAGCTACCAACAATCAGCCGCTCCTCCTGCTGACCGGCATCTGGATTGGTGTGCTCGCCGTGATCCTCGATGGGTTTGCAGGGATTGTCGAAGGTTGGGTCAGCAGGAGGTATGGCCTGTGGTCCTCCTGA